A genome region from Triticum aestivum cultivar Chinese Spring chromosome 2B, IWGSC CS RefSeq v2.1, whole genome shotgun sequence includes the following:
- the LOC123040671 gene encoding ubiquitin-like-specific protease 1A, with protein MPRAPATSAASHRRRGKRRVIGAHDTESLPRGRSHLLAFRSFTLRFALAAPRHRRRKRRLGGARRPAPSPRRRSGSVVSPSRFLALRPFVLRYLLAAGASTPCRRRKASVIDMGHYISRLLRETRTGEGGSRVRKRRDKGLREVIDLSARVQTDKANPARWGIGDVSNITLEEVPDDSLEEDLSELFAPLTNEEESEVNNLLNGSSHSKKVIVLHKPSNIEITKEKLWCLRPRGWLNDEVINLYLELLKERAEREPNRFLKCHFFNTFFYKKLACGKTGYDYQSVRRWTTPNKLGYRLAECEKIFIPVHRDVHWCLAIIDMKEETFHYLDSLGGKDSAVLRILARYIVDELKDKNDIEIDTSSWREVSVHIPLQHNGWDCGMFMLKFIDFYSRGLILSFSQEHMEYFRRRTAKEILRLRAD; from the exons ATGCCCCGTGCGCCGGCGACCAGCGCCGcatcccaccgccgccgcggcAAGCGGCGCGTCATCGGCGCCCACGACACCGAATCCCTTCCTCGCGGCCGCAGCCACCTCCTCGCCTTCCGCTCCTTCACCCTCCgcttcgccctcgccgccccgcgccaccgccgccgcaagcGCCGCCTCGGCGGcgcccgccgccccgcccccaGTCCCCGCCGCCGCAGCGGCAGCGTTGTTTCCCCCAGCCGCTTCCTCGCCCTCCGCCCGTTCGTCCTCCGCTACCTCCTCGCGGCCGGCGCATCGACCCCTTGCCGCCGTCGGAAGGCCTCCGTGATAGACATGGGCCACTACATTTCGCGGCTGCTGAGGGAGACTCGCACCGGCGAAGGCGGCTCAAGGGTACGCAAGAGGCGTGACAAGGGATTGCGGGAGGTGATAGATCTCAGTGCGAGGGTTCAAACGGACAAGGCCAATCCCGCCAGGTGGGGTATTGGCGATGTGAGCAACATCACACTGGAGGAGGTGCCTGACGATAGTCTCGAAGAG GATCTGTCTGAATTATTTGCACCTCTCACAAATGAAGAAGAGAGTGAAGTAAACAACTTATTGAATGGTAGTTCTCACAG TAAAAAAGTAATAGTGCTGCATAAGCCTTCAAACATTGAGATCACCAAAGAGAAACTATGGTGTTTGAGGCCTCGTGGTTGGTTAAACGATGAG GTCATCAATTTGTACCTTGAATTATTAAAGGAGAGAGCAGAAAGAGAACCCAACAGATTTTTAAAATGCCACTTCTTTAACACATTCTTTTATAAGAAG CTTGCTTGTGGAAAAACTGGGTATGACTATCAGTCTGTTAGAAGATGGACGACCCCCAACAAGTTGGGTTATAGGCTTGCGGAGTGTGAGAAA ATATTTATTCCAGTACACAGAGATGTACATTGGTGCTtggcaattattgacatgaaggaaGAAACTTTTCATTATCTCGATTCCCTTGGTGGCAAGGACAGTGCCGTACTGAGGATACTG GCTAGATATATCGTGGATGAATTGAAGGACAAGAATGACATAGAGATAGACACAAGTTCTTGGCGGGAAGTATCTGTTCATATTCCTTTGCAACATAATGG ATGGGATTGTGGTATGTTTATGCTCAAGTTCATCGATTTCTACAGCAGAGGTCTCATACTATCTTTTAGTCAG GAACATATGGAATATTTTAGGAGGCGGACAGCAAAGGAGATCCTGAGATTAAGAGCTGATTAA
- the LOC123040670 gene encoding probable E3 ubiquitin-protein ligase BAH1-like 1, which produces MKFTKRYETYMRGIRTAEQELPAVGLKRLKKMLKKCRSHHTPHHKTGASDSSSSSDAGAAARCPGHCSVCDGSFFPSLLDEMSAVVGCFNEKAKKLLELHLASRFKKYVMWFSNRCHKNHGQLIQQGKDLVTYAIINAVAMRKILKKYDKVHYSKQGQEFKAQAQSLHIEILQSPWLSELMAFYMNLRRSKNNETAMELFGDCSLTFDDDQPTLSCNLFDSMRVDISLTCSICLDTMFDPVSLSCGHIFCYLCCCSAASVTIVDGLKSADHRSKCPLCRQAGVFPNAVHLDELNMLLSYSCPEYWEKRMQMERVERVRLAKEHWESQCRAFLGV; this is translated from the exons atgAAGTTCACCAAGAGGTACGAGACGTACATGCGGGGGATCAGGACGGCGGAGCAGGAGCTCCCCGCCGTGGGCCTCAAGCGCCTCAAGAAGATGCTCAAGAAATGCCGCTCCCACCACACCCCGCACCACAAAACCGGCGCCTCcgactcgtcctcctcctccgacgccggCGCCGCAGCCCGGTGCCCCGGCCATTGCTCCG TATGTGATGGCAGTTTCTTCCCGTCCCTTCTCGACGAGATGTCAGCCGTCGTTGGCTGCTTCAACGAGAAGGCCAAGAAGCTCCTTGAATTGCACTTGGCGTCAAGGTTCAAGAAATATGTCATGTGGTTCAGCAACAGGTGTCACAAGAACCATGGGCAGTTAATACAGCAAGGCAAAGACTTGGTCACGTATGCGATTATAAACGCCGTGGCGATGAGGAAGATCCTGAAGAAGTATGACAAG GTACATTATTCGAAGCAAGGACAGGAGTTCAAAGCTCAGGCCCAGAGCCTGCACATTGAGATACTTCAGTCCCCATGGCTGTCTGAGCTAATGGCTTTCTACATGAACCTGAGAAGAAGCAAGAACAACGAGACTGCGATGGAGCTGTTTGGTGACTGCTCGCTCACATTCGATGACGACCAGCCAACACTCTCATGCAACCTCTTTGACTCTATGCGAGTTGACATCAGCTTGACATGTTCAATTTGCTTG gacacaATGTTTGATCCAGTATCGCTTTCCTGTGGCCACATATTTTGCTACTTGTGCTGTTGCTCTGCTGCATCGGTGACGATTGTCGATGGGTTGAAGTCCGCAGATCACAGATCAAAGTGCCCTTTGTGCCGACAG GCTGGGGTATTTCCTAATGCTGTGCACTTGGACGAGCTGAACATGCTACTAAGTTATAG TTGTCCGGAGTACTGGGAGAAAAGAATGCAGATGGAGCGAGTTGAGCGTGTTCGTCTGGCTAAGGAGCATTGGGAGTCCCAGTGCAGAGCATTCTTAGGCGTCTGA